From the genome of Nocardia sp. NBC_01503, one region includes:
- a CDS encoding helix-turn-helix transcriptional regulator, with product MVGESAATKQQRREQLRDFLRTRRARLAPGDVGLAPAGKRRTPGLRREEVALLAGVGVSWYTWLEQGRDINVSAEVLDAIGRALHLSQPERAHLFVLAGLNPPPAQELPNVEVSPELRRLIDAWTPQPALLRDRYWNILAVNNATRAVFGYDESDQNCLISFFTNPRYHGIHPRWAQVAPAVVAAFRAEAAHLPGDPGLQRLVGQLSAVSPEFARLWTQHDVATPTQGVKAVRHPDAGDLYFDTTTLAVIDRPSWYLELYNPQPGTGTRKRVEEQLAETATRHPAHSATA from the coding sequence ATGGTCGGCGAATCAGCGGCAACGAAACAGCAGCGACGGGAACAACTCCGGGATTTCCTGCGGACCCGCCGAGCGCGATTGGCGCCCGGCGACGTCGGCCTCGCACCGGCGGGCAAGCGCCGCACCCCCGGCCTCCGCAGAGAGGAGGTCGCGCTGCTCGCCGGTGTCGGGGTCTCCTGGTACACCTGGCTCGAACAGGGCCGCGATATCAACGTCTCCGCCGAAGTACTCGACGCCATCGGCCGCGCACTTCACTTGAGCCAGCCCGAGCGGGCGCACCTGTTCGTCCTCGCCGGGCTGAATCCCCCACCCGCGCAAGAACTTCCGAACGTCGAGGTGAGTCCGGAGCTGCGGCGGCTGATCGACGCGTGGACGCCGCAACCGGCGCTACTGCGCGATCGGTACTGGAATATCCTCGCTGTCAACAATGCGACCCGGGCGGTGTTCGGATACGACGAGAGTGATCAGAACTGCCTGATCTCGTTCTTCACCAATCCCCGGTATCACGGGATCCACCCGCGGTGGGCGCAGGTCGCCCCCGCGGTGGTGGCGGCCTTCCGGGCCGAGGCGGCGCACCTACCGGGAGATCCGGGATTGCAGCGCTTGGTCGGTCAGCTCAGCGCGGTCAGCCCGGAGTTCGCGCGACTGTGGACACAGCACGATGTGGCGACACCGACACAGGGGGTCAAAGCCGTGCGCCATCCCGACGCAGGCGACCTGTACTTCGACACCACCACTCTCGCGGTAATCGACCGCCCGAGTTGGTATCTCGAGCTGTACAACCCGCAGCCCGGAACCGGGACCCGCAAGCGAGTGGAAGAGCAACTCGCAGAGACAGCAACCCGCCACCCGGCGCACTCGGCGACCGCGTAG
- a CDS encoding SDR family NAD(P)-dependent oxidoreductase — MTHSSSRFQDKIALVTGGTSGMGLAAAHRLLAEGASVIITGRDKTRLDAAATELGRELPQGAAAERILAVPGDVGATSDRNTLFEAIGNRYGRLDVLFANAGIGSFEPIDQVSADEFDRVIGINFKGVYFTIQQALPPLIDGSAIVINASWTLHRGIPGATVYAATKAAVHNLGHTLAADLAPRRIRVNSVSPGYITTPMFHENVSDTAHSDVISAVAAGRLGTAEDVAAAVAFLASHEASYVNGQDLIIDGGLVAATPAAML; from the coding sequence ATGACGCACAGCAGCTCTCGATTCCAGGACAAGATCGCTCTCGTCACCGGTGGCACCAGCGGGATGGGGTTGGCGGCCGCGCATCGGCTGCTGGCCGAGGGGGCGAGCGTGATCATCACCGGCCGCGATAAGACCCGCCTCGATGCCGCCGCGACCGAACTCGGCCGCGAACTGCCGCAAGGCGCCGCGGCCGAACGCATTCTCGCGGTACCCGGTGACGTGGGTGCAACCAGCGACCGCAACACACTGTTCGAGGCCATCGGCAATCGCTACGGACGACTGGACGTGCTGTTCGCCAATGCCGGTATCGGTTCATTCGAACCGATCGACCAGGTCAGCGCAGACGAATTCGACAGAGTGATCGGAATCAACTTCAAGGGCGTGTATTTCACCATCCAGCAAGCACTTCCCCCGCTGATCGACGGATCGGCCATCGTGATCAACGCATCCTGGACGCTGCATCGCGGCATCCCCGGTGCGACGGTCTACGCCGCGACCAAAGCCGCCGTGCACAACCTCGGCCACACCCTGGCCGCAGACCTCGCACCCCGCCGCATCCGAGTGAACTCGGTGAGCCCCGGCTACATCACCACCCCCATGTTCCACGAGAACGTCTCGGACACAGCACATTCCGACGTGATCTCGGCCGTCGCAGCCGGGAGACTCGGCACCGCCGAGGATGTGGCCGCAGCGGTCGCATTCCTTGCTTCGCACGAGGCGTCGTACGTCAACGGTCAAGATCTGATCATCGACGGCGGCCTCGTTGCCGCCACCCCCGCGGCCATGCTGTAA
- a CDS encoding type II toxin-antitoxin system death-on-curing family toxin has translation MRPEALIKCNQRVTEGRGGIRDLGLVAAAATRADQIVLGKEAYPTPELKAAAVFQSVIREQPFTEGNKMTAWVAVRLLLGCYGLAPSAAAGAVVALIDTVDTKRTDVAWIAARFGVRPQ, from the coding sequence GTGCGGCCGGAAGCCCTCATCAAATGCAATCAGCGAGTCACCGAGGGGCGCGGCGGGATCCGGGACCTCGGCCTGGTTGCCGCGGCCGCGACGCGGGCCGATCAGATTGTATTGGGCAAAGAGGCGTACCCGACCCCGGAACTGAAGGCGGCGGCCGTCTTTCAGTCCGTCATCCGTGAGCAGCCGTTTACCGAGGGCAATAAAATGACCGCCTGGGTCGCGGTCCGGCTTCTCCTCGGCTGTTATGGACTCGCTCCCAGCGCTGCGGCCGGAGCTGTAGTGGCCCTGATCGATACCGTTGATACGAAGCGGACAGACGTCGCCTGGATCGCTGCCCGATTCGGCGTTCGGCCGCAGTAG
- a CDS encoding toxin-antitoxin system HicB family antitoxin, translating into MSNLNLRLPDDLHTAAAAEAEAAHLSLNSAICDALRAWVAARALSRREDAILDRVMKEDADLLEMIRRAE; encoded by the coding sequence ATGTCGAATCTGAACCTGCGGCTACCCGATGACCTGCACACCGCTGCCGCCGCTGAAGCCGAAGCAGCCCACCTGTCTCTGAACAGCGCGATCTGCGACGCACTTCGCGCCTGGGTCGCGGCCCGCGCGCTCAGCCGCCGAGAGGACGCGATCCTGGACCGAGTCATGAAGGAAGATGCCGATCTCCTCGAGATGATCCGAAGGGCTGAATAG
- the uvrA gene encoding excinuclease ABC subunit UvrA, whose amino-acid sequence MADRLTVRGAREHNLKGVDLDLPRDSLIVFTGLSGSGKSSLAFDTIFAEGQRRYVESLSAYARQFLGQMDKPDVDFIEGLSPAVSIDQKSTNRNPRSTVGTITEVYDYLRLLFARAGTPHCPTCGHLIEKQSPQQIVDQVLAMQEGIKFQVLAPVVRTRKGEFVDLFESLNGQGYSRVRVDGVVYPLTEPPKLKKQEKHDVEVVVDRLAVKPSSKQRLTDSIETALRLADGIVVLDFVDRDEHAHDRERRFSERLACPNGHPLDIEDLEPRSFSFNSPYGACPDCTGLGIRKEVDPDLVVPDTELSLGEGAIAPWSRGQTAEYFTRLLSGLAEAMGFSMDTAWQDLPPKARKAVLEGSSEQVHVSYTNRYGRKRSYYADFEGVMPFLQRRMESTESESAKEYYDGYMRDIPCPVCNGARLRPEILAVTLRAGKADKSIADISDLSIGDAADFLNSLTLDDRQAAIAAQVIKEIQARLGFLLDVGLQYLTLSRAAATLSGGEAQRIRLATQIGSGLVGVLYVLDEPSIGLHQRDNRRLIETLTRLKKLGNTLIVVEHDEDTIHASDWVVDIGPLAGEHGGEVVYSGPYPGLLTDKRSLTGAYLSGRESIEIPLVRRPADKKKQLTVVGAVEHNLRDIDVSFPLGILTSITGVSGSGKSTLVNDILATVLANKLNGARQVPGRHTRVNGLDHLDKLVQVDQSPIGRTPRSNAATYTGVFDKIRTLFAATTEAKVRGYQPGRFSFNVKGGRCEACSGDGTLKIEMNFLPDVYVPCEVCHGARYNRETLEVHYKGKTIAEVLDMPIEEAAEFFEPVTSIHRYLATLVDVGLGYVRLGQPAPTLSGGEAQRVKLAAELQKRSTGRTIYILDEPTTGLHFEDIRKLLKVINGLVDKGNSVIVIEHNLDVIKTSDWVIDMGPEGGSGGGMVIAEGTPEDIAAVADSYTGQFLKGVLDAQPPVPAKAVAAKKTPAKKAGAKTTTSSNGSSAKKTTAAEKKPADAAAKKAAAARRKAAALR is encoded by the coding sequence GTGGCGGATCGCCTGACGGTGCGTGGAGCGCGGGAACACAATCTCAAAGGGGTCGATCTCGACCTACCCCGCGACAGTCTCATCGTGTTCACCGGTCTGTCCGGGTCCGGTAAGTCTTCGCTGGCGTTCGACACGATCTTCGCCGAGGGACAGCGCCGGTATGTGGAGTCGCTGTCGGCGTACGCCCGGCAATTCCTCGGACAGATGGACAAGCCCGATGTGGACTTCATCGAGGGGCTCTCGCCCGCGGTGTCCATCGATCAGAAGTCGACCAATCGCAATCCGCGGTCGACCGTGGGCACCATTACCGAGGTCTACGACTATCTGCGTCTGCTGTTCGCGCGCGCGGGCACGCCGCACTGCCCGACCTGTGGTCATCTCATCGAGAAGCAGTCGCCACAGCAGATCGTGGATCAGGTGCTCGCCATGCAGGAGGGCATCAAATTCCAGGTGCTCGCACCCGTGGTGCGTACCCGCAAGGGCGAATTCGTCGATCTCTTCGAATCCTTGAACGGGCAGGGCTACTCGCGGGTGCGGGTCGACGGCGTGGTGTATCCGCTGACCGAACCGCCCAAGCTGAAGAAGCAGGAGAAGCACGATGTCGAGGTGGTCGTCGACCGGCTCGCCGTGAAGCCCAGCTCCAAACAGCGTCTGACCGATTCGATCGAGACCGCGCTGCGCCTGGCCGACGGCATCGTGGTGCTGGACTTCGTGGATCGCGATGAGCACGCGCACGATCGGGAGCGGCGCTTCTCCGAGCGACTGGCCTGCCCGAACGGGCATCCGCTCGATATCGAGGATCTCGAGCCGCGGTCGTTCTCGTTCAACTCGCCCTACGGCGCCTGCCCGGACTGCACCGGTCTCGGTATTCGCAAGGAGGTCGATCCGGATCTCGTTGTGCCCGATACCGAGTTGAGTCTGGGCGAGGGTGCGATCGCGCCGTGGTCGCGCGGGCAGACCGCCGAATACTTCACCCGGCTGCTGTCGGGCTTGGCCGAGGCCATGGGGTTCTCCATGGACACCGCCTGGCAGGATCTGCCGCCGAAGGCGCGAAAGGCCGTGCTGGAGGGCAGTTCCGAGCAGGTGCACGTCTCGTACACCAACCGGTACGGCCGCAAGCGTTCGTACTACGCCGATTTCGAAGGTGTGATGCCGTTCCTGCAGCGGCGCATGGAGAGCACCGAATCGGAGTCGGCCAAGGAGTACTACGACGGGTACATGCGGGACATCCCGTGCCCGGTCTGCAATGGCGCGCGGCTGCGGCCGGAGATCCTCGCGGTCACGCTGCGAGCGGGCAAGGCGGATAAGTCGATTGCCGATATCTCCGATCTGTCCATCGGTGACGCCGCGGACTTCCTGAACTCGCTCACCCTGGACGACCGGCAGGCTGCGATCGCCGCGCAGGTGATCAAGGAGATTCAGGCGCGACTGGGCTTCCTGCTCGATGTCGGCCTGCAGTATCTGACCCTGTCGCGAGCGGCGGCCACGCTCTCCGGTGGTGAGGCGCAGCGTATTCGGCTTGCCACACAGATCGGTTCGGGCCTGGTCGGTGTGCTTTACGTGTTGGACGAGCCGTCCATCGGCCTGCATCAGCGCGATAACCGGCGACTGATCGAAACCCTCACGCGGCTCAAGAAACTCGGCAATACGCTGATCGTGGTCGAGCATGACGAGGACACCATCCACGCCTCGGATTGGGTGGTCGATATCGGCCCGCTCGCCGGTGAGCACGGTGGTGAGGTGGTGTACTCCGGACCGTATCCGGGACTGCTGACCGATAAGCGATCCCTCACCGGCGCTTACCTTTCCGGTCGCGAGAGCATCGAGATTCCGCTCGTGCGCCGTCCCGCGGACAAGAAGAAGCAGCTCACCGTGGTCGGCGCGGTCGAACACAATCTGCGCGATATCGATGTGAGCTTCCCGCTGGGCATTCTCACCTCGATCACCGGTGTCTCCGGCTCCGGTAAGTCGACGCTCGTCAATGACATTCTGGCCACCGTGCTGGCGAACAAACTCAATGGCGCGCGCCAGGTTCCGGGTCGGCACACCCGGGTGAACGGTCTCGATCACCTGGACAAGCTGGTGCAGGTGGATCAGTCGCCCATCGGCCGCACCCCGCGTTCGAACGCCGCCACCTACACCGGTGTCTTCGACAAGATCCGCACCCTGTTCGCCGCCACCACCGAGGCCAAGGTGCGCGGCTATCAGCCGGGTCGTTTCTCCTTCAATGTGAAGGGCGGCCGCTGCGAAGCCTGTTCGGGCGACGGCACTTTGAAGATCGAGATGAACTTCCTGCCGGACGTATACGTCCCCTGCGAGGTCTGCCACGGCGCTCGCTACAACCGGGAAACCCTCGAGGTGCATTACAAGGGCAAGACCATCGCCGAGGTCCTGGATATGCCGATCGAGGAGGCCGCCGAATTCTTCGAACCGGTCACCTCCATTCACCGGTATCTCGCGACGCTGGTCGATGTCGGCCTCGGCTATGTGCGCCTGGGCCAGCCCGCACCGACCCTGTCCGGTGGTGAGGCGCAGCGCGTGAAGCTGGCCGCCGAACTCCAGAAGCGCTCCACCGGTCGCACCATCTACATCCTCGACGAGCCCACCACCGGCCTGCACTTCGAAGACATCCGCAAACTGCTCAAGGTCATCAACGGCCTGGTCGACAAGGGCAACTCGGTCATCGTCATCGAACACAACCTGGACGTCATCAAAACCTCCGACTGGGTCATCGATATGGGCCCCGAAGGCGGTTCCGGCGGCGGTATGGTCATCGCCGAGGGCACCCCGGAAGATATTGCGGCGGTAGCCGACAGCTACACCGGCCAATTCCTCAAGGGCGTTCTCGATGCCCAGCCCCCAGTTCCCGCCAAGGCCGTAGCCGCCAAGAAGACCCCGGCCAAGAAGGCCGGCGCCAAGACGACCACATCGAGCAACGGCAGTTCGGCCAAGAAGACCACGGCGGCGGAAAAGAAGCCCGCCGACGCCGCGGCGAAGAAGGCGGCGGCAGCCCGCCGAAAGGCAGCCGCCCTGCGCTGA
- a CDS encoding sensor histidine kinase — MYDTHRTGPYSVRDTLSQLRLRELLTEVKDRVEQIIDARDRIDGLVEAMLAVTYGLDLDQTLHTIVRAATGLVDARYGALAVRGRDQQLSQFISHGIDELTRMHIGAPPEGKGVLGLVVGQAEPVRLEDVTHHPDAVGFPPHHPRMHTFLGVPVRIRGEMFGHLYLAEKTGGHPFTEDDEVLMQALAAAAGIAVDNARLYESARTRQAWIEATRDIATEFLADTDPAEVLAHVVEHARELTGSHRALLAVVADPETPPEEVTELVIAQWSGPGENPVGSTVDTVGTAIGEALTTRTPLRFDNSRRVHLGERIAVIGPALILPLHTPDSTLGVLIILRSAESAPYTDELVELIAAFTDQAALAMQLAVAQRRMRELDILTDRDRIARDLHDHVIQRLFAIGLSLQGTVPRTRVPEVTQRLTDAINDLQDVVEEIRTSIFDLHGGHGHSTRLRQRLERAIKQQTTTTGIRALMHVTGPLSVVEPALADHAEAVVREAVSNAVRHSGADTITVDIGVADDLTIVVADNGCGIPDGITPSGLANLAHRAEESGGRLAVYPRRDTTGTKLNWSVPLH, encoded by the coding sequence ATGTACGACACTCATCGCACCGGTCCCTACTCCGTACGAGACACGCTGTCGCAGCTGCGATTGCGCGAACTATTGACCGAGGTCAAGGATCGGGTCGAGCAGATCATCGATGCCCGTGACCGTATCGACGGGCTGGTGGAAGCCATGCTCGCGGTCACCTACGGACTCGATCTGGATCAGACGCTGCACACCATCGTGCGCGCGGCGACCGGTCTGGTCGATGCCCGCTACGGTGCGCTCGCGGTGCGGGGCCGCGATCAACAGCTGAGCCAGTTCATCTCGCACGGTATCGACGAACTCACCCGGATGCACATCGGCGCGCCGCCGGAGGGCAAAGGGGTGCTCGGCCTGGTGGTCGGGCAGGCCGAACCCGTTCGACTGGAGGACGTTACGCATCATCCGGACGCCGTCGGATTCCCCCCGCATCATCCGCGCATGCACACCTTTCTCGGGGTGCCGGTGCGGATTCGCGGCGAGATGTTCGGCCACCTCTATCTGGCCGAGAAGACCGGCGGTCACCCCTTCACCGAGGACGACGAGGTGCTCATGCAGGCCCTCGCCGCGGCCGCCGGTATCGCAGTGGACAATGCCCGCCTCTACGAATCCGCGCGCACGCGACAGGCGTGGATCGAGGCCACCCGCGATATCGCCACCGAATTCCTGGCCGATACCGATCCCGCGGAGGTGCTCGCGCACGTGGTGGAGCACGCGCGCGAACTCACCGGATCACACCGGGCACTGCTCGCGGTGGTGGCCGATCCGGAGACGCCGCCGGAGGAGGTCACCGAATTGGTGATCGCGCAGTGGTCCGGCCCCGGTGAGAATCCGGTCGGCAGCACCGTCGACACGGTCGGCACCGCCATCGGTGAGGCGCTCACCACCCGTACGCCACTGCGTTTCGACAATTCGCGGCGGGTGCACCTGGGCGAGCGCATCGCCGTCATCGGACCGGCACTGATACTGCCGCTGCACACCCCGGATTCCACCCTCGGTGTGCTGATCATCTTGCGCTCGGCCGAATCCGCGCCGTACACCGACGAATTGGTGGAGCTGATCGCGGCCTTCACCGATCAGGCCGCGCTGGCGATGCAGTTGGCGGTGGCGCAGCGGCGCATGCGCGAACTCGACATTCTCACCGATCGCGATCGCATCGCCCGGGATCTGCACGACCATGTCATCCAGCGGCTCTTCGCCATCGGGCTCTCACTCCAGGGCACGGTGCCGCGCACCCGGGTGCCCGAGGTGACGCAGCGGCTCACCGATGCCATCAATGATCTGCAGGATGTGGTCGAGGAGATCCGCACCTCCATCTTCGACCTGCACGGCGGCCACGGGCACAGCACGCGACTGCGCCAGCGGTTGGAGCGCGCGATCAAACAGCAGACCACCACCACCGGTATCCGCGCGCTCATGCACGTCACCGGACCGCTGTCGGTGGTGGAGCCCGCACTCGCCGATCACGCGGAAGCCGTTGTGCGCGAGGCGGTCAGCAATGCGGTCCGGCATTCGGGGGCCGATACCATCACCGTCGACATCGGGGTGGCGGACGATCTCACCATCGTCGTCGCCGATAACGGGTGCGGGATTCCGGACGGCATCACGCCCAGTGGGCTCGCCAATCTCGCGCATCGCGCCGAGGAGTCCGGTGGGCGGCTGGCGGTGTATCCGCGGCGGGACACGACCGGCACCAAACTGAATTGGTCTGTCCCGCTGCACTGA
- a CDS encoding beta-ketoacyl synthase N-terminal-like domain-containing protein, translating to MPGTNPVPNTAAPHQDHMTIAGIGAVTGYGWGRDALWEGLLSGKPAARLHPGYGPERDRHGWVARVPDGGDPELGPSRYVRAVQESVREAVADATARGWRPGRTVGLLHAIVLGNVYEWRDFYVEDDGHRRARDYLRLLPSTPISNLMGEFGFHGPAMNVTAACSSANAGLITAQLWLAQGFADDVVVVATDLSGTPDMVEHFEALGAAVTDVEPLVACRPFQEGSRGFSWGEASTAFVVTREADRPYAAVLGGAMTNDGYHVISVDPSHEQIFECVRRALASADVRPEEVAYLNSHGSGTQQCDDAETALLADLFDNRPLVCATKPLTGHCQAASAGVEVAAVAMGYERGLVVSAPVVAPAHARLADGVVPGGAGITVKTALGMGGNNSALVLGPVG from the coding sequence ATGCCTGGCACCAACCCCGTCCCCAACACTGCGGCACCGCACCAAGATCATATGACCATTGCCGGAATCGGTGCCGTCACCGGGTACGGCTGGGGTCGAGACGCCCTCTGGGAGGGTTTGCTGAGCGGTAAGCCCGCAGCCCGGCTCCATCCAGGGTACGGCCCAGAACGCGATCGGCACGGATGGGTTGCCCGCGTGCCGGACGGCGGCGATCCGGAGTTGGGACCGAGTCGCTATGTACGCGCGGTACAGGAATCGGTGCGCGAGGCGGTCGCCGACGCCACCGCGCGCGGTTGGCGGCCCGGTCGCACCGTGGGTCTGCTGCACGCCATCGTGCTGGGCAATGTGTACGAGTGGCGGGACTTCTATGTCGAGGATGACGGGCACCGCCGCGCCCGCGACTATCTGCGACTACTGCCCTCGACGCCGATTTCGAATCTGATGGGCGAGTTCGGTTTCCACGGCCCGGCCATGAATGTGACCGCGGCCTGCTCCTCGGCCAATGCCGGATTGATCACCGCGCAGCTGTGGCTGGCGCAGGGTTTCGCCGATGACGTGGTGGTGGTCGCCACCGATCTGTCCGGCACACCCGACATGGTCGAGCATTTCGAGGCGCTCGGGGCGGCGGTCACCGATGTGGAGCCCCTCGTCGCATGCCGCCCGTTCCAGGAGGGCAGTCGCGGATTCAGTTGGGGTGAGGCGTCGACGGCGTTCGTGGTGACCCGCGAGGCCGATCGGCCGTACGCGGCGGTGCTGGGCGGGGCCATGACCAATGACGGGTATCACGTTATCTCGGTGGATCCCTCGCATGAGCAGATCTTCGAGTGTGTGCGGCGCGCCCTGGCCAGTGCCGATGTGCGGCCCGAGGAGGTGGCGTACCTGAACTCGCACGGCTCGGGCACCCAGCAGTGCGATGACGCCGAAACCGCGCTGCTGGCGGATCTTTTCGACAATCGCCCGCTGGTCTGCGCGACCAAGCCTTTGACCGGGCACTGCCAGGCGGCGTCCGCGGGAGTCGAAGTGGCCGCGGTGGCAATGGGTTACGAGCGCGGACTGGTGGTGTCCGCGCCGGTCGTCGCACCCGCGCACGCCCGGCTCGCGGATGGGGTGGTCCCGGGTGGTGCGGGGATCACGGTGAAGACCGCACTCGGTATGGGCGGTAACAACTCCGCGCTGGTGCTCGGCCCCGTCGGCTGA
- a CDS encoding diguanylate cyclase domain-containing protein, with amino-acid sequence MLEVVGNDRANTPTDAEQLAQRYRTLVEHSPDGVVVHERGTIVYANPAMLRLLGAQHNDDVIGQPVANFVMARDVPAMLERIRRLTIAGTASEPAELVLVRCDGSTVEAETVSVLTAWHDRLAYQVVVHDLTPQRRAEAAQARAEQFFTTVVSQLEEGVVVIDREGRIESANPAARRIFGYDADDLVGTHINDIPLCLLDANAQPMPPSWYPVIRTLATGETVTRFVFGVDRPDGQRRWLSASSRLLNPEDPNSAAVSSFNDITEFRASRRQLEYQATHDPLTGLANRSLVLSRLAAALGTSESLPVSTVLFIDLDGFKSINDTLGHAIGDTVLQIVAQRLQRGLRSDDIVGRIGGDEFLVLLSGRTLGEDLEALVTRLRQTMAEPIIARGHRIQVNASVGITPLHPGDGRTPEAVLHDADLAMYRAKPPGHRDSALSRRSDSTHAS; translated from the coding sequence GTGCTTGAGGTGGTTGGTAACGATCGGGCAAATACCCCGACCGATGCCGAACAGCTGGCCCAGCGGTACCGCACGCTGGTGGAGCACAGCCCCGACGGGGTTGTGGTCCACGAACGCGGAACGATCGTGTACGCCAATCCGGCCATGCTGCGGTTGCTCGGCGCCCAGCACAACGACGATGTCATCGGGCAGCCGGTCGCCAACTTCGTCATGGCGCGCGATGTGCCCGCCATGCTGGAGCGGATTCGCAGACTCACCATCGCCGGAACCGCTTCCGAGCCCGCCGAATTGGTGCTCGTGCGCTGTGACGGCAGCACCGTCGAGGCCGAGACGGTGTCGGTGCTCACCGCCTGGCACGACCGGCTCGCCTATCAGGTGGTGGTGCACGACCTCACCCCGCAGCGGCGCGCCGAGGCCGCCCAGGCGCGGGCCGAACAGTTCTTCACCACCGTGGTGTCGCAACTGGAGGAGGGGGTGGTCGTCATCGACCGGGAGGGGCGTATCGAATCGGCGAATCCCGCGGCCCGGCGCATATTCGGATACGACGCGGACGATCTCGTCGGCACGCATATCAATGACATTCCGCTGTGCCTGCTGGACGCCAATGCCCAGCCGATGCCGCCGTCCTGGTACCCGGTGATCCGCACACTGGCGACCGGGGAGACGGTGACGCGCTTCGTCTTCGGGGTGGATCGGCCCGACGGGCAGCGGCGCTGGTTGTCGGCGAGCAGTCGGCTGCTCAATCCCGAGGATCCGAACTCCGCGGCGGTGTCGTCCTTCAATGACATCACCGAATTCCGGGCCAGCAGAAGGCAATTGGAGTACCAGGCCACCCACGATCCGCTGACCGGGCTGGCCAATCGGTCCCTGGTGCTGTCCCGGCTGGCGGCGGCACTGGGCACCAGTGAATCGCTGCCGGTATCCACCGTGCTCTTCATCGACCTGGACGGATTCAAGAGCATCAATGACACGCTCGGACATGCCATCGGCGATACCGTGCTGCAGATCGTGGCGCAGCGGTTACAGCGCGGACTGCGCTCGGACGATATCGTCGGGCGTATCGGTGGCGACGAATTCCTGGTGCTGCTCTCCGGGCGCACGCTCGGCGAGGATCTGGAGGCGCTGGTCACCCGGCTGCGCCAGACCATGGCCGAGCCGATCATCGCGCGCGGGCATCGCATCCAGGTCAATGCCTCGGTCGGCATCACCCCATTGCATCCCGGCGACGGCCGCACCCCCGAGGCGGTCCTGCACGATGCCGATCTGGCCATGTACCGGGCCAAACCGCCCGGACATCGGGACAGCGCGCTGAGTCGCAGAAGCGATTCCACGCACGCCTCCTGA